A window from Aquabacterium sp. NJ1 encodes these proteins:
- the clpP gene encoding ATP-dependent Clp endopeptidase proteolytic subunit ClpP, producing the protein MSATDIQNLGLVPMVIEQSGRGERAYDIYSRLLRERVIFLVGPVNDATANLVVAQMLFLESENPDKDISFYINSPGGSVSAGMSIFDTMQFIKPDVSTLCMGMAASMGAFLLAAGAKGKRFALPNSKIMIHQPLGGAQGQATDIEIHAREILKTREQLNRILAERSGQPLEKIQNDTERDYYMSADEAATYGLIDKVLDKRQ; encoded by the coding sequence ATGAGCGCAACGGACATTCAGAACCTGGGCCTGGTGCCCATGGTCATTGAGCAATCAGGTCGTGGTGAACGCGCCTATGACATCTACAGCCGCCTCTTGCGCGAGCGGGTGATCTTCCTGGTCGGCCCCGTCAATGACGCCACCGCTAACCTGGTCGTGGCTCAGATGCTGTTCCTGGAGAGCGAGAACCCGGACAAGGACATCTCGTTCTACATCAACTCGCCTGGCGGCAGCGTGAGCGCTGGCATGTCGATTTTCGACACCATGCAGTTCATCAAGCCCGACGTGTCCACACTTTGTATGGGCATGGCTGCGTCTATGGGGGCCTTCCTGCTGGCCGCCGGTGCCAAGGGCAAGCGTTTCGCGCTGCCCAACTCCAAGATCATGATCCACCAGCCTCTGGGCGGCGCCCAAGGTCAGGCCACGGACATCGAAATCCACGCCCGCGAGATCCTCAAGACCCGCGAGCAACTCAACCGTATCCTGGCCGAGCGTTCCGGCCAGCCCCTGGAGAAGATCCAGAACGATACCGAACGCGACTACTACATGTCGGCCGATGAGGCCGCCACCTACGGACTCATCGACAAGGTGCTGGACAAGCGGCAGTGA